Proteins from one Brevibacillus humidisoli genomic window:
- a CDS encoding nucleoside recognition domain-containing protein: MLNLIWLILILFSIGVAAVNGKIEVISQASFQGAKTGVTICFGLLSVLIFWMGMMKIAEKAGLLDLLARGLSPVVQRLFPDVPKGHPALGYILSNISANLLGLGNAATPMGIKAMEELQKLNPNKQVASPAMCTLLAINTASITLIPTTMIAIRMQYGSANPMEIVGTTLAASFVATVVALLLDRWNRHVQLHRSR, translated from the coding sequence ATGCTTAATCTCATCTGGCTGATCTTGATTCTGTTCAGCATCGGGGTAGCCGCTGTCAACGGTAAAATCGAAGTGATCAGTCAAGCGTCGTTTCAGGGGGCTAAAACAGGGGTTACCATTTGTTTTGGCTTGTTAAGCGTACTGATTTTCTGGATGGGCATGATGAAAATCGCGGAAAAGGCGGGACTGCTGGATCTCTTGGCCAGGGGATTGTCGCCGGTCGTGCAGCGTTTGTTTCCGGATGTACCCAAGGGGCATCCTGCACTGGGCTACATCTTGTCCAATATCAGCGCCAACCTGCTGGGACTGGGCAATGCAGCCACTCCGATGGGCATCAAGGCGATGGAGGAGCTGCAGAAGCTTAACCCCAACAAACAGGTGGCGTCACCGGCCATGTGCACGCTTTTGGCCATCAACACGGCCAGTATCACGCTGATTCCAACGACGATGATCGCGATTCGCATGCAGTACGGATCAGCTAATCCGATGGAGATCGTCGGTACCACACTGGCTGCCTCGTTTGTCGCTACGGTCGTCGCACTGCTTCTTGACCGCTGGAACCGTCATGTACAGTTACACCGCAGCCGCTAG
- the scpB gene encoding SMC-Scp complex subunit ScpB, translating into MDYDKLKGVIEGLLFLAGDEGIEAKQIAEIVELDEPTVIDLIEDMKADFRRSGRGMQIVEVAKAYQFTTLPEHAPYFERMASSPSHGSLSQAALETLAIIAYKQPITRSDIEEIRGVKCEKAIHTLLSKLLIREVGRAEGIGRPILYGTTKEFLEYFGLRELSDLPEPPVNINLDEVHLEAAALFAKAEADRNDQTQD; encoded by the coding sequence ATGGATTACGACAAGTTGAAGGGAGTCATTGAGGGACTGCTGTTTCTTGCCGGCGACGAGGGAATCGAAGCGAAACAGATCGCGGAGATTGTCGAATTGGACGAGCCTACCGTAATCGATTTGATCGAAGATATGAAAGCCGACTTTCGCCGTTCTGGCAGGGGGATGCAAATCGTTGAAGTCGCAAAGGCATATCAGTTTACCACGCTTCCCGAGCATGCACCGTACTTTGAACGGATGGCTTCATCACCGAGTCACGGTTCTCTCTCTCAGGCAGCGCTGGAGACCTTGGCGATCATCGCCTACAAACAGCCGATTACCCGTTCCGATATCGAAGAGATCCGCGGCGTAAAGTGTGAAAAGGCCATTCATACCCTCTTGTCCAAGCTGCTGATCCGTGAGGTAGGACGGGCGGAGGGAATCGGACGTCCGATCCTCTACGGCACGACAAAGGAGTTTCTGGAGTATTTCGGTTTGCGCGAGTTGAGCGATTTGCCGGAACCTCCTGTCAACATTAATCTGGATGAGGTTCATCTCGAAGCGGCAGCCTTGTTTGCCAAAGCAGAAGCAGACAGAAACGACCAGACGCAGGATTAG
- a CDS encoding Lrp/AsnC family transcriptional regulator yields MDHIDRQILERLQTDGRISLSQLSKELNLSRPSVAERMRRLQDKGIVEGFTARISRTAIDRGILVLIQIGELKTDGGCFEEYVKTDPDIMECHRVTGGSSYMIKAAVSSMERLEALVDRLIPYGQVNTSIVLSSPVSRRILLPADEHPQP; encoded by the coding sequence GTGGATCACATTGATAGACAAATCTTGGAGCGGCTGCAGACAGACGGCCGCATCTCGCTAAGCCAGCTGTCAAAAGAACTGAACCTGAGTCGGCCCAGTGTAGCCGAACGAATGCGAAGATTGCAGGACAAAGGGATTGTGGAAGGCTTCACCGCCCGCATCTCTCGCACGGCAATCGACAGAGGAATCCTGGTATTGATACAGATCGGCGAGCTGAAGACGGATGGTGGATGTTTTGAGGAATATGTAAAAACAGACCCTGACATCATGGAGTGTCATCGTGTCACCGGCGGCAGCAGCTACATGATAAAAGCCGCCGTCTCTTCGATGGAACGACTCGAAGCACTGGTTGACCGTCTCATTCCTTATGGACAAGTCAATACGTCGATCGTCCTCTCCTCACCAGTATCCAGGCGGATTTTGCTTCCAGCCGACGAACATCCGCAACCTTAA
- a CDS encoding cytochrome c biogenesis protein ResB, with the protein MTDQRKCECGHTNPIGTLLCESCGKPVEGDNEQNSFPSMRYEGMARRSKTHTKSVIDWIWNFFSSVKIAVVLILITLIASAVGTIFPQERYIPVPVPTESAVAAFYEDTYGILGQIYYLLGFHNLYSSWWFITLLVMIGMSLVICSLDRIVPLYKALNKPRVNPHLSFLQGQRLHGESEAAISSPDETLEQAAGVLRKKGYRIYREGTSLLGEKARFSRWGPYINHIGLILFLLGVLLRGLPGMYLDEFVWVREGQTVPVPETPYYIKNVEYKTEYYEEHEFPEQVDLDGGVVAKNFQTDAILYLNQNADLPGAEPKLKEVKSGPITVNHPFVYEDLYLYQASKQEMQLKALNFTVVDKQAGNKQLGQLKLDLYAPDTEQTIADDVTVRVIDYFPDFYLDESGEPATLSPTPNNPMFAVEVKSMTDGTAEKLIYVSGRIIPEKENGRYTLEIKMPDFTDITGLMVRKDKMLPLIYFGSFVVMVGLVMGFYWQHRRIWVHVEQGCLYVAGHTNKNWFGLQREAEFLIDQLSLPVSLVLESKEKKKASGKRTKQQVRQT; encoded by the coding sequence ATGACAGACCAACGGAAATGTGAATGCGGACATACCAATCCGATTGGCACTCTGCTCTGCGAATCGTGCGGAAAGCCGGTGGAAGGGGATAACGAGCAAAACAGCTTTCCCAGCATGCGCTACGAAGGGATGGCCAGACGCTCCAAAACCCATACGAAATCCGTGATCGATTGGATTTGGAACTTTTTTTCATCTGTCAAAATCGCGGTTGTTCTAATCCTGATCACCCTGATCGCCTCGGCGGTCGGGACAATCTTTCCACAGGAACGTTACATCCCTGTGCCGGTACCCACTGAGAGCGCAGTGGCTGCCTTTTATGAGGATACGTACGGGATACTGGGGCAGATCTACTACCTGTTGGGGTTCCACAACCTGTATTCCTCATGGTGGTTTATCACGCTTCTGGTGATGATCGGGATGTCACTGGTGATATGCAGCCTTGACAGGATTGTTCCGCTGTACAAGGCGTTGAACAAACCACGCGTAAATCCCCATCTCTCTTTTTTACAGGGGCAGAGACTGCATGGGGAGAGTGAAGCGGCGATCTCGTCTCCTGATGAGACACTGGAACAAGCGGCTGGCGTGCTGCGCAAGAAAGGGTATCGGATATACCGCGAAGGCACGTCCCTGCTCGGGGAGAAGGCCCGCTTCAGCCGATGGGGTCCTTATATCAATCATATCGGACTGATCCTGTTCCTGCTCGGTGTCCTGCTGCGAGGGCTGCCTGGCATGTATCTGGACGAGTTTGTCTGGGTTCGGGAGGGGCAGACGGTGCCTGTACCTGAGACCCCGTATTACATCAAGAATGTGGAGTACAAAACCGAGTATTACGAGGAACACGAATTCCCGGAACAAGTCGACCTGGATGGTGGAGTCGTCGCAAAAAACTTCCAGACAGACGCGATCCTGTATCTGAACCAAAATGCCGACCTGCCTGGGGCCGAACCGAAACTGAAAGAAGTGAAATCCGGCCCGATTACGGTCAACCATCCATTTGTATACGAAGACCTTTATCTCTATCAGGCATCCAAACAGGAGATGCAGCTAAAAGCACTCAACTTTACCGTAGTTGACAAACAGGCGGGCAACAAGCAGTTGGGCCAGTTGAAACTGGATCTCTACGCGCCGGACACGGAACAAACTATCGCCGATGATGTTACCGTTCGTGTCATCGATTACTTTCCAGACTTCTACCTGGATGAAAGCGGTGAACCGGCCACCCTGTCACCTACGCCCAACAATCCGATGTTTGCTGTGGAAGTCAAATCTATGACAGACGGTACAGCTGAAAAACTGATCTACGTCTCCGGCAGAATTATTCCTGAAAAGGAAAACGGCCGGTATACGCTTGAAATCAAGATGCCGGACTTTACCGATATTACAGGGCTGATGGTGCGGAAAGACAAAATGCTGCCGCTGATCTACTTTGGCAGTTTTGTCGTGATGGTCGGACTAGTGATGGGCTTCTACTGGCAGCATCGCAGAATCTGGGTGCATGTGGAACAGGGATGCCTGTATGTAGCAGGCCACACCAACAAAAACTGGTTCGGTCTGCAGCGGGAGGCAGAGTTCCTGATCGATCAGCTCTCCTTGCCGGTGTCGCTTGTCTTGGAGTCAAAGGAGAAGAAAAAAGCTTCTGGCAAGCGGACCAAGCAGCAGGTAAGGCAAACTTGA
- a CDS encoding response regulator transcription factor, with protein MEKEARILVVDDEERIRRLLRMYLERENYQIDEAEQGEQAWEMAMTTDYDIILLDLMLPGMDGIEVCQKIREHKATPIIMLTAKGEEANRVHGFEAGADDYVVKPFSPREVVFRVKAILRRSSATAYLKTDNVPSHSIIVFPDLTIDHDAHKVIANQQEVNLTPKEYELLHYLALSPDKVFSREELLKDVWHYDFFGDLRTVDTHIKRLREKLNKVSPQAAQMIATVWGVGYKLEVPK; from the coding sequence ATGGAAAAAGAAGCAAGGATACTTGTGGTGGATGATGAAGAACGGATTCGCCGACTGCTTAGGATGTATCTGGAGAGAGAAAACTATCAGATTGATGAAGCGGAGCAGGGAGAGCAGGCCTGGGAAATGGCGATGACAACCGATTACGACATTATCTTGCTCGATCTGATGCTGCCAGGCATGGATGGTATTGAGGTCTGCCAAAAGATTCGTGAGCACAAGGCGACACCAATCATCATGCTGACGGCAAAAGGAGAAGAGGCGAACCGTGTTCACGGTTTTGAGGCGGGAGCGGATGATTACGTGGTAAAACCGTTCAGCCCGCGCGAGGTGGTGTTTCGGGTAAAGGCGATCTTGCGCCGCTCGTCTGCTACTGCGTATCTGAAGACAGACAACGTGCCAAGTCATTCGATCATCGTCTTTCCCGACCTGACCATTGACCACGACGCTCACAAAGTGATTGCCAATCAGCAGGAGGTTAACCTGACGCCAAAAGAGTACGAACTGCTGCACTACCTGGCCCTGTCCCCGGACAAGGTGTTCTCGCGTGAAGAACTGCTGAAAGACGTGTGGCATTATGACTTCTTCGGTGATCTGCGGACGGTCGATACCCATATCAAGCGGCTGCGGGAAAAGCTGAACAAGGTTTCTCCCCAGGCCGCACAGATGATTGCCACCGTATGGGGTGTGGGGTACAAGCTTGAGGTGCCAAAGTAA
- a CDS encoding pseudouridine synthase produces MERLQKVLAQAGVASRRKCEELISQGRVQVNGVTVSEAGTKVDPAQDVILVDGKAIQREAFVYLLLHKPTGVITSLHDPQGRRVVTDLLSGVKERVYPVGRLDYDTSGLLLLTNDGELANRIAHPSFEIDKVYQAWVKGVPTSERVRMLAEGVQLTDGLTAPGQARLLTTDPPGRRSLLELTIHEGRNRQVRRMCEAIGHPVESLKRVRLGFLTLDGLSPGQYRHLTSQELARLRRELSASARRFGG; encoded by the coding sequence ATGGAACGGCTGCAAAAAGTGCTCGCCCAGGCGGGTGTCGCCTCTCGCCGCAAATGTGAAGAGTTGATCAGCCAGGGGCGGGTACAGGTAAACGGCGTAACAGTGAGCGAGGCAGGTACCAAAGTTGATCCCGCACAGGATGTGATTCTCGTGGATGGAAAAGCGATCCAGCGAGAAGCGTTCGTCTACCTGCTGCTGCACAAACCGACCGGAGTGATCACAAGCTTGCATGATCCACAAGGGCGTCGAGTTGTGACAGACCTGCTGTCTGGGGTAAAAGAACGTGTGTATCCGGTGGGCCGCCTCGACTACGATACGTCTGGTCTGCTGCTGCTGACGAATGATGGGGAGCTGGCAAATCGAATTGCCCATCCTTCATTTGAGATCGATAAAGTGTACCAGGCTTGGGTAAAAGGTGTCCCCACCTCGGAACGTGTGCGGATGCTTGCCGAAGGCGTACAGTTAACAGATGGACTCACTGCCCCAGGGCAGGCCAGATTGCTGACTACCGACCCGCCAGGTCGACGTTCGCTGCTAGAGCTCACGATTCACGAAGGACGCAATCGCCAGGTTCGGAGGATGTGCGAGGCGATCGGTCATCCGGTCGAGTCTTTGAAACGGGTTCGCCTTGGTTTTCTTACATTGGACGGATTGTCACCCGGTCAGTATCGTCATCTAACCAGTCAGGAACTGGCCCGCCTCAGACGAGAACTGTCAGCATCTGCACGGCGATTCGGCGGTTAG
- the ccsA gene encoding cytochrome c biogenesis protein CcsA, whose protein sequence is MSLITISEWMLLVSFILYVVATIVFVLAITGKRWANRDPQEHERAYGRSGFVLVVIGFVAQLGYVIARWIAGGHSPTSNMFEFMAFLSFCIVLAFLIIYRIYRLTVLGVFVIPTGIIMLAYASVFPSEVTPLIPALQSYWLHIHVTTAALGEGILAVGFAAGLMYLVRTVPQDRPSKSTFWLETVLAVVLMLLGFILMVSAYANLDQKTSFSFPQFDAEGNVESTHEVEYVLPAIVAPYQSTITKPGPMTPWFEAPVWMEGKDAARKLNTMIWSVFSGLVLYGLLRLTFRRRLAAVLQPTVADIEPDLLDEISYRAIAIGYPVFTLGALIFAMIWAAEAWGRFWGWDPKEVWALIVWLFYSAYLHLRLSRGWVGTRSAWMSVIGFVIILITLVVVNLVIAGLHSYAGV, encoded by the coding sequence TTGTCACTCATCACAATCAGCGAATGGATGCTGTTGGTGTCCTTTATTCTCTACGTAGTAGCGACGATCGTCTTTGTGTTGGCGATCACAGGCAAACGCTGGGCCAACCGCGACCCGCAAGAACACGAACGAGCCTACGGCCGGAGCGGCTTCGTCCTGGTCGTGATTGGTTTTGTTGCCCAACTTGGCTACGTCATTGCTCGTTGGATAGCCGGGGGACACAGCCCGACCAGCAACATGTTTGAGTTTATGGCGTTCCTGTCATTCTGTATTGTTCTTGCCTTTTTGATTATCTATCGGATCTATCGGCTTACCGTACTGGGTGTGTTCGTCATACCGACAGGGATCATCATGCTTGCTTACGCCAGTGTTTTTCCCTCCGAGGTGACACCGCTGATTCCTGCACTGCAGAGCTACTGGCTGCATATTCACGTGACGACCGCTGCTTTGGGGGAAGGAATCCTGGCGGTCGGGTTTGCCGCGGGTCTGATGTATCTGGTTCGCACAGTTCCGCAGGATCGGCCCAGTAAAAGCACGTTCTGGTTGGAAACTGTGCTTGCCGTCGTCCTAATGCTGCTCGGATTTATCTTGATGGTAAGCGCCTATGCCAATCTGGATCAAAAGACCTCGTTCAGTTTCCCGCAGTTTGATGCGGAGGGCAATGTGGAATCAACACATGAAGTGGAATATGTACTGCCCGCGATCGTTGCCCCCTACCAGTCGACGATTACGAAACCGGGGCCGATGACACCCTGGTTTGAAGCGCCGGTCTGGATGGAAGGAAAAGATGCTGCCCGCAAGCTAAACACGATGATTTGGTCTGTTTTTTCCGGATTGGTTCTATACGGCCTGCTGCGGCTGACCTTTCGCAGACGGCTGGCAGCCGTGCTGCAGCCGACGGTGGCAGACATCGAACCTGATCTGCTGGATGAAATCAGCTACCGAGCGATCGCCATCGGCTACCCCGTGTTTACGCTGGGGGCGCTCATCTTTGCAATGATTTGGGCTGCAGAAGCGTGGGGACGGTTCTGGGGCTGGGATCCCAAAGAGGTCTGGGCCTTGATCGTCTGGCTGTTTTACAGTGCCTATCTCCACCTGCGTCTGTCCCGGGGATGGGTGGGGACCCGTTCGGCCTGGATGTCCGTAATCGGTTTTGTGATCATCTTGATCACGCTGGTTGTGGTTAACCTCGTCATTGCCGGGCTTCACTCGTATGCTGGGGTGTAG
- the resA gene encoding thiol-disulfide oxidoreductase ResA, whose protein sequence is MSRQNRTPIRIAILGVLLAALVFAVYSSFASESVLQAGDAAPNFQLEQLGGGTITLDDLRGKPVVLNFWGSWCKPCEAEMPELEKQYQKYGDDVAFIGVNIGQTPITVEKFIEQVGVTFPILLDREREITKLYNIGPIPTTYFIDQNGTITDILVVQLTEQMIEEKLAKLLPQER, encoded by the coding sequence ATGAGCAGACAGAATCGCACACCTATTCGTATCGCCATTCTCGGCGTACTTTTGGCTGCGCTGGTCTTTGCGGTATACTCCAGCTTTGCTTCGGAGTCTGTACTGCAAGCCGGAGATGCCGCGCCCAACTTTCAATTGGAGCAATTAGGTGGCGGTACGATAACACTTGATGACTTGCGAGGCAAGCCGGTTGTACTCAATTTTTGGGGAAGCTGGTGCAAGCCCTGTGAAGCAGAGATGCCGGAACTGGAAAAGCAATATCAGAAGTACGGGGACGATGTGGCGTTTATTGGCGTCAATATCGGTCAGACACCAATCACGGTGGAGAAGTTTATCGAACAGGTTGGCGTGACATTCCCGATCCTGCTTGACAGAGAGAGAGAAATTACCAAGCTCTACAATATCGGACCGATTCCAACCACTTACTTCATTGACCAGAATGGGACGATCACGGACATCCTCGTCGTTCAACTAACAGAGCAGATGATAGAGGAAAAGTTGGCAAAACTATTGCCACAAGAGAGGTAA
- a CDS encoding peptidylprolyl isomerase: MKQAKITLEGGKEIVLELHEEAAPGTVSNFEKLANEGFYNGLTFHRVIPGFVAQGGCPHGTGTGGPGYTIKCETAGNPHKHERGALSMAHAGKDTGGSQFFICYDSFPHLDGVHTVFGKVTQGMEHVDQIKQGDKMEIVTVGQE; encoded by the coding sequence ATGAAACAAGCGAAGATTACGCTGGAAGGCGGCAAAGAAATCGTACTGGAACTGCATGAAGAAGCAGCCCCCGGCACTGTGTCTAATTTTGAGAAGCTTGCCAACGAAGGTTTTTACAATGGGCTCACATTTCACCGTGTGATTCCCGGCTTTGTGGCCCAGGGAGGCTGCCCGCACGGAACAGGAACCGGTGGCCCCGGTTATACGATCAAGTGCGAGACAGCAGGCAATCCGCACAAGCATGAACGGGGGGCTCTGTCGATGGCCCATGCAGGAAAGGATACGGGAGGCAGCCAGTTTTTTATCTGCTATGATTCCTTTCCCCATCTGGACGGAGTCCACACCGTGTTCGGCAAGGTGACCCAGGGGATGGAACATGTAGATCAGATCAAGCAAGGGGACAAAATGGAAATAGTTACGGTAGGGCAAGAGTAA
- a CDS encoding segregation and condensation protein A — protein MAYSVKLDSFEGPLDLLLHLIDKAEVDIYDIPVAEITEQYLQILEEAQERQLEVASEFVVMAATLLSIKSKMLLPKKEEHVFQPLFDMDVEEADPRDELVQRLLEYKRYKMIAEHLREMETGRSQVFTRPAEDLSPYIREEQPVLNVTLYDMLSALEKLYKRRLQPEPLASVSRDEISVKDRMREIKEMVEVGGGSVRFSQLFSERATKTEIVTTFLAILELMKAKQIACMQSRLFSDILICTYAEAGGGESDGLRQVEGSH, from the coding sequence GTGGCATACAGTGTCAAACTGGATTCATTTGAAGGGCCGCTCGATCTGCTGCTGCACCTGATCGACAAGGCGGAGGTGGATATCTACGACATCCCGGTAGCCGAGATTACCGAGCAGTATCTGCAGATACTGGAGGAAGCACAGGAACGGCAGTTGGAGGTAGCAAGCGAGTTTGTTGTGATGGCGGCTACACTGCTGTCGATCAAAAGCAAGATGCTGCTGCCCAAAAAAGAGGAGCATGTCTTCCAGCCGCTGTTTGACATGGACGTGGAAGAGGCAGATCCGCGTGATGAATTGGTACAGCGGTTGCTGGAGTATAAACGGTATAAAATGATCGCTGAGCATCTGCGAGAGATGGAGACGGGACGGAGTCAGGTGTTTACCCGTCCGGCAGAGGATCTCAGTCCGTACATCCGAGAAGAACAGCCGGTGCTTAACGTTACGCTCTACGATATGTTGTCTGCCCTGGAGAAGTTGTACAAACGACGACTGCAGCCGGAACCGCTGGCCAGCGTGTCACGTGACGAGATCTCGGTCAAGGACCGGATGCGGGAGATCAAAGAAATGGTGGAGGTGGGCGGAGGGTCCGTCCGTTTCTCCCAGCTTTTTTCGGAGCGTGCCACGAAGACGGAGATCGTGACCACCTTTCTCGCCATTCTCGAACTGATGAAGGCCAAGCAGATTGCGTGCATGCAAAGCCGGTTGTTTTCCGATATTCTCATCTGTACGTATGCTGAGGCAGGAGGAGGCGAGAGCGATGGATTACGACAAGTTGAAGGGAGTCATTGA
- a CDS encoding site-2 protease family protein, giving the protein MDFNFFHFDWKTVPFRMIAFVIAFSLHEWAHAYVAWKLGDDTAKREGRLTINPIPHIDPFGLILILFGPFGWAKPVPFNPLQFRGNKRLGIVYVAAAGPLINLILAILFAVLFLAVRQSGVLETMGEKAAFALDYTLFFCVLINCGLMVFNMLPVHPLDGSKILRFLSPRRWDRYFYQFEMYGPWLLLLLIFIPGLGSTILGVPLQWVLIGVQYIALLILGM; this is encoded by the coding sequence ATGGATTTTAATTTCTTTCACTTTGATTGGAAGACGGTACCATTTCGGATGATTGCATTCGTGATTGCGTTCTCGCTGCATGAATGGGCACACGCATATGTCGCCTGGAAGCTGGGTGATGATACGGCCAAGCGGGAGGGACGCTTGACCATTAACCCGATCCCGCACATTGATCCGTTCGGCTTGATCCTGATACTGTTTGGGCCGTTCGGCTGGGCCAAGCCCGTTCCGTTCAATCCGCTGCAGTTTCGGGGCAACAAGCGTCTAGGAATTGTCTACGTTGCGGCGGCTGGTCCACTGATCAACCTGATTCTGGCCATTCTATTTGCGGTTCTTTTCCTGGCTGTCCGCCAATCGGGCGTACTGGAGACGATGGGGGAGAAAGCGGCATTTGCACTGGATTATACGCTGTTCTTTTGCGTTTTGATCAACTGTGGGCTGATGGTCTTCAACATGTTGCCCGTCCATCCGCTGGACGGCTCCAAGATTCTGCGTTTTCTCTCTCCGCGCCGTTGGGACCGCTATTTCTACCAGTTTGAGATGTACGGCCCGTGGCTGCTGCTGCTGCTCATCTTCATTCCGGGATTGGGCAGTACCATCTTGGGGGTCCCGTTGCAATGGGTGCTGATCGGTGTGCAGTACATCGCCCTCTTGATCCTTGGGATGTAA
- a CDS encoding D-alanyl-D-alanine carboxypeptidase family protein encodes MMFRRRLSRVLVVFLFCQWLLASPDAGLAAAAPPHVSAETAAMIDVQSGRILYEKNADKKMRIASLTKIMTAIVAIESGNLKDIVLVPDHAVGVEGSSIYLKKEERLTLEDLLYGLMLRSGNDAAVAIAEHVGGSLEGFVYMMNEKAAMIGMTHTHFMNPHGLDNSNQHYSTAEDMVKLSAYALKHPEFQKIVATKVKNIPWQGEEWGRRLQNKNKMLTLYKGADGIKTGYTRLAKRCLASSATRDGRQLAVVTLNAPDDWNDSMSLMNWGFEQFQPVKIANKGDTVDPDVTIDQRDQNLILTSQADFTYPLKEEEVAAISSRVYLFKHHLDRSMIDQHVGYLQIFLGNQRIGQIPLSVQEAKPTLKVESSVSPDKSIWQMIWKIMAGGILDA; translated from the coding sequence ATGATGTTCCGAAGGCGCTTGTCCCGCGTACTGGTCGTTTTTCTGTTTTGTCAGTGGCTGCTCGCCTCCCCAGATGCTGGTCTGGCAGCAGCCGCCCCTCCGCACGTGTCGGCTGAGACGGCAGCGATGATCGACGTACAGTCGGGGCGTATTCTGTATGAGAAAAATGCCGACAAAAAAATGCGGATTGCCAGCTTGACGAAGATTATGACCGCGATTGTTGCGATTGAGTCAGGAAACCTGAAAGATATCGTCCTCGTCCCTGATCATGCGGTTGGCGTGGAAGGCTCCTCGATCTATCTCAAAAAAGAGGAACGCCTCACCTTGGAAGACCTGCTGTATGGTCTCATGCTGCGGTCGGGAAACGACGCGGCAGTCGCAATCGCCGAGCACGTGGGTGGATCATTGGAAGGATTCGTCTACATGATGAACGAGAAAGCAGCCATGATCGGGATGACACATACCCACTTTATGAATCCACATGGCCTCGACAATAGCAACCAGCATTACTCTACGGCGGAGGACATGGTGAAGCTGTCTGCGTACGCTTTGAAACATCCGGAATTTCAAAAGATCGTAGCCACAAAGGTAAAGAACATTCCCTGGCAAGGAGAAGAGTGGGGGCGTCGTCTGCAGAATAAAAACAAGATGCTGACTCTCTACAAAGGGGCGGATGGCATCAAAACGGGATACACCCGATTGGCCAAACGCTGCCTTGCTTCGTCCGCGACCAGAGACGGACGACAGTTGGCTGTGGTCACCCTTAACGCACCAGATGATTGGAACGATTCGATGAGTCTGATGAACTGGGGATTTGAACAGTTTCAGCCGGTTAAGATTGCAAACAAAGGTGATACAGTTGATCCAGATGTGACCATTGATCAACGCGACCAGAACCTTATTCTGACCAGTCAAGCTGATTTTACGTACCCGTTAAAAGAGGAAGAAGTGGCAGCAATCTCTTCACGAGTCTATTTGTTCAAACATCACTTGGATCGTTCGATGATCGATCAGCATGTTGGCTACCTGCAGATCTTCTTGGGCAATCAGAGAATCGGCCAAATTCCACTCTCCGTCCAGGAAGCGAAACCGACCCTTAAAGTGGAATCATCCGTCTCCCCCGACAAATCCATCTGGCAGATGATCTGGAAGATCATGGCGGGAGGGATCCTGGATGCTTAA
- a CDS encoding spore maturation protein, with protein MYQWISLVSLWAIPIILSFILVYGWYRRVPVYETFVDGAKGGIITTIKIMPHLVAMMVAITLFRESGALELVLNTIQPLLNFLHVPAEIVPLALLRPLSGTGSLAVATDMIAQYGPDSLIGRLASTMQGSTDTTLYVLTVYFGAVGIRNGAYALKVGLWSDLVGVIASILVVYLVFL; from the coding sequence TTGTACCAATGGATCTCGCTCGTCTCGCTCTGGGCTATTCCGATTATTCTGTCGTTTATCCTGGTATACGGATGGTACAGGCGGGTGCCGGTCTACGAGACCTTTGTCGATGGCGCAAAAGGAGGCATTATTACAACGATCAAGATCATGCCCCACCTGGTAGCGATGATGGTGGCCATTACGCTGTTTCGTGAATCGGGTGCGCTTGAGTTGGTGTTGAACACCATTCAACCGCTTCTGAACTTTCTGCACGTTCCGGCGGAGATCGTCCCGTTGGCTTTGCTGCGACCATTGTCTGGCACCGGGTCGCTGGCAGTTGCTACGGATATGATTGCTCAGTACGGTCCTGATTCGCTGATCGGCCGCCTTGCCTCTACGATGCAGGGAAGTACCGATACGACTCTGTACGTCCTTACTGTTTACTTTGGTGCGGTCGGTATACGCAACGGTGCTTATGCGTTGAAAGTAGGGCTATGGTCTGATCTGGTCGGAGTCATTGCCTCCATCCTTGTTGTCTATCTTGTTTTTTTGTAA